In the genome of Raphanus sativus cultivar WK10039 chromosome 4, ASM80110v3, whole genome shotgun sequence, one region contains:
- the LOC108854427 gene encoding protein MODIFIER OF SNC1 1 isoform X3, with translation MASSSTGDRSRWGTTRRSGMTILGKVAVPKPINLPSQRLENQGLDPNVEIVPKGTLSWGSKSSLNAWGTSSLSPRTESGPGSPGHLSNRPSSGGSVTRPSTADSDKAHDSSSIGWDSNSRPSSASGVFPSNQASVALQRPHSADTRPGSSQLSRFAESVSENSATWGQHGVAPAKKDGFSLTSGDFPSLGTEKESTEKSAMPQDAGPQTRPASSSGRSVEERGVDCTEESNVRIGDGNTWRRDNQPYSEDASRYCREEGQLDSRGSQSYPNANFPHQYDAWRGPPVNNHQGGGWYRGNQPYGAPMGPGGFHGDPFPFYPTQVRPVPGHEAGPRGNPATNGMFRPPMLDPYVHPRPGFYLGPVPHEGYYGPPPMGYGGPSNRDLPFAGRPSGPHGYHQHSSQGGYDTSASSVALERNEPSHSQERQYKILLKPQDERLKEDEAKREEFLGNRPRTAEKVAPQMQISKNKRRLNNNETSGEVQPIKAENAAREDPSLIQKIEGLNAKTTFNSGTSANKVSARMPRSAHASDSKNSLPYKQVDPATNKNVELAAISGRRSTQQTQGGADHQAKQRVNSGGNDGWRKTAVVSGSSAVTLAPNSERFAEVNVGDSLEIDSIGKPGSGISVEPNDNQRTTMRELARQRAQQRQKEEEERARDQRAKALAKLEELNRRPQLAEEGSVQNLEDAHNASTPDMPEVPRSHSPARMASKSDDVHTRISREKKTTVTAAESIEATEDSGKTLLQDAMPSAKYTNNEGSTQHDNFPRHRDGDASKQKRLGCKQKQNIVSEKKMAGSSFSEAATEVVDVVPPPEVSNEGVLGHNSDMPEASSVSTESTYTKRKNNRNGKKKHRGEETAIAMNPTRAAVGKDSKSGDESIEIGRERAEEIKFGSISDLSLDIKVAGNSSDQISSFPNEESQSRGKNNWKSQHLRRNPRNSVANKPGEKFPGSNTVIWAPVHPQQKADISTGVGSQNTVPESGASSKSLHQGQTSSKSKRVEMERYVAKPILKEMAEQVASKNPVTTAPEMTDNCGGEGTGIIQPSGSTAGKSGSPSKSRHGNGRQGKHGRDHGSQHQRGSVASTKALEDGQFRETVNYHRSNQTEQIAAGSSRDHTTCKADGWNDGWHMPPETHYSAAEEVVANGPRTVADGKDQGMSFHGKQHASRNNKDGGSNYSDSKKANKRDSSRAHMQQSGHGLGQTDLPVASKESRGPEDNVSHTAVTPNVNRGGNHGGREYVRDKSYGSQKRDVAGYGHQKFTPEQKVTSAADTPAQSQNRSISKEVQGEHNPNSMFQKNTGHSERFGRGHHDSQGGWGSSAQENMHHHHQRPPSNRDHRQKQNLHYEYKPVGSHTHDGEHSREQQFKDGSQAEGPPRYKEKGQGQQRLGGQKMYQPGPALG, from the exons ATGGCCTCAAGCTCGACAGGAGATCGAAG CAGATGGGGTACTACAAGAAGAAGTGGCATGACTATATTGGGAAAGGTTGCTGTTCCAAAACCCATTAATTTACCAAGCCAAAG GCTAGAGAATCAAGGTCTTGATCCAAATGTGGAAATTGTTCCAAA GGGAACACTTAGCTGGGGAAGTAAATCATCACTGAATGCGTGGGGGACATCATCGCTGTCACCGCGAACTGAAAGTGGTCCTGGTTCACCAGGCCACCTCAGTAATCGCCCTTCTTCTGGTGGAAGTGTCACTCGACCTTCAACTGCGGATAGTGACAAAGCGcatgattcttcttctattgGATGGGATTCAAACTCTCGACCTTCATCAGCATCCGGGGTGTTTCCTTCTAATCAGGCATCAGTTGCACTACAACGTCCACATAGTGCAGACACAAGACCTGGAAGTTCCCAGTTATCACGATTTGCTGAATCCGTGTCAGAGAATTCTGCAACATGGGGTCAACAT GGAGTTGCTCCAGCGAAAAAGGATGGGTTTTCTTTGACTTCTGGAGATTTTCCTTCTCTTGGTACTGAAAAAGAAAGTACTGAAAAGAGCGCAATGCCACAAG ATGCTGGACCTCAAACTCGTCCTGCATCTTCGTCGGGAAGATCTGTGGAAGAGCGAGGTGTTGATTGCACAGAAG AATCTAATGTACGGATTGGAGATGGCAATACCTGGAGAAGAGATAATCAACCATACAGTGAAGATGCGTCTAGATATTGTAGAGAGGAAGGGCAATTGGACTCCCGTGGTTCACAATCTTATCCCAATGCGAATTTCCCTCATCAGTATGATGCTTGGCGGGGTCCTCCAGTAAATAATCATCAAGGTGGAGGCTGGTATAGAGGGAACCAACCGTATGGTGCCCCAATGGGTCCTGGGGGATTTCATGGGGATCCTTTTCCCTTTTATCCAACGCAAGTTCGGCCTGTTCCTGGACATGAGGCTGGTCCTCGGGGTAATCCTGCTACTAATGGAATGTTCAGGCCTCCAATGCTTGATCCTTATGTCCACCCAAGGCCGGGGTTTTATCTTGGTCCAGTGCCGCATGAAGGCTACTATGGTCCTCCTCCCATGGGGTATGGCGGTCCTAGCAACAGAGACCTGCCTTTTGCAGGTAGGCCTTCTGGTCCTCATGGTTATCACCAGCACTCTAGTCAAGGTGGATATGATACGTCTGCAAGTTCAGTGGCTTTGGAACGGAATGAGCCATCACATTCTCAAGAAAGACAATACAAGATTCTCTTGAAGCCCCAAGATGAGAGGCTAAAGGAAGATGAAGCAAAGCGGGAAGAATTTCTAGGAAATAGGCCCCGGACTGCAGAGAAAGTAGCTCCACAGatgcaaatttcaaaaaacaaGAGGAGACTTAACAACAATGAGACAAGTGGTGAGGTACAACCAATTAAGGCAGAAAATGCTGCCCGCGAAGATCCCAGTTTGATTCAGAAAATAGAGGGCTTAAATGCAAAAACTACATTCAATTCTGGGACCTCTGCAAATAAAGTTTCAGCAAGAATGCCTCGAAGTGCTCATGCAAGTGATAGTAAGAACTCATTACCCTATAAACAAGTTGATCCTGCCACCAACAAAAACGTTGAGCTGGCAGCTATTAGTGGAAG GAGATCTACTCAACAGACTCAAGGTGGAGCAGATCATCAGGCCAAACAAAGAGTAAACAGCGGAGGCAATGATGGTTGGCGGAAGACAGCTGTTGTGTCAGGCTCCTCTGCTGTAACTTTAGCTCCAAACTCAGAAAGATTTGCTGAGGTAAATGTAGGTGACTCGCTGGAAATCGATTCCATCGGGAAGCCTGGGTCTGGAATATCCGTGGAGCCAAACGACAACCAG CGTACTACAATGAGAGAGTTAGCCAGGCAGCGTGCTCAACAGAGACaaaaagaggaggaagaaagGGCAAGAGATCAGCGGGCTAAGGCTCTTGCAAAACTAGAAGAATTGAACAGACGTCCCCAACTGGCTGAGGAAGGTTCAGTCCAGAACTTGGAAGATGCACACAATGCTTCTACCCCTGACATGCCAGAAGTTCCTCGGTCACATTCTCCTGCACGTATGGCATCAAAGTCAGATGATGTTCATACCCGTATATCACGGGAGAAGAAGACCACTGTTACAGCTGCAGAGTCAATAGAAGCTACTGAAGATTCAGGAAAAACGTTACTGCAAGACGCGATGCCTTCCgcaaaatatacaaataatgaGGGCTCTACTCAACATGATAACTTTCCACGTCACCGTGATGGCGATGCCTCAAAACAGAAGCGCTTGGGTTGTAAGCAGAAGCAAAATATCGTTTCTGAGAAAAAAATGGCGGGGAGCTCTTTCTCTGAAGCTGCCACAGAGGTGGTTGATGTTGTTCCACCTCCTGAGGTGTCAAACGAAGGTGTTCTAGGTCATAACTCAGACATGCCAGAAGCGTCAAGCGTTTCAACTGAGTCAACTTAcacgaaaagaaaaaataacagGAATGGTAAGAAAAAGCACAGGGGTGAGGAGACAGCGATAGCAATGAACCCGACAAGAGCTGCCGTTGGAAAAGATTCAAAATCCGGAGATGAGTCAATTGAGATTGGTAGGGAAAGGGCAGAAGAAATAAAGTTTGGGTCTATTTCAGACCTAAGCTTGGATATCAAGGTGGCTGGTAATTCGTCTGACCAAATCAGTTCCTTCCCAAATGAAGAGTCGCAAAGCAGAGGAAAAAACAACTGGAAATCTCAGCACTTGCGTCGGAATCCAAGGAACTCAGTGGCAAATAAGCCTGGAGAGAAATTTCCTGGTAGCAATACTGTTATTTGGGCCCCGGTACATCCACAGCAGAAAGCTGATATCTCCACAGGTGTAGGCAGTCAGAACACTGTTCCTGAGTCTGGCGCCTCTTCGAAGAGTCTGCATCAAGGGCAAACTAGTTCTAAAAGCAAAAGAGTGGAGATGGAGAGATATGTGGCAAAGCCCATATTAAAGGAAATGGCTGAGCAGGTCGCCAGTAAGAATCCAGTAACCACTGCCCCAGAAATGACAGACAATTGTGGGGGTGAAGGTACAGGAATTATCCAACCTTCTGGTTCAACTGCGGGGAAATCTGGGTCTCCTTCAAAGTCAAGACATGGGAATGGTAGGCAGGGCAAGCATGGTAGAGATCATGGATCACAGCACCAGCGAGGTTCTGTAGCATCTACTAAAGCTTTAGAGGATGGACAATTCCGAGAAACAGTGAACTATCACAGAAGTAACCAAACTGAACAAATTGCTGCAGGCTCTTCTAGGGATCACACCACATGTAAAGCTGATGGGTGGAACGATGGCTGGCATATGCCTCCTGAAACGCATTACTCTGCGGCTGAAGAAGTAGTGGCAAATGGTCCTAGAACCGTTGCTGATGGAAAAGATCAGGGAATGAGCTTTCACGGTAAGCAGCATGCTTCCAGAAACAACAAGGATGGAGGAAGTAACTATAGCGACTCTAAAAAAGCCAATAAAAGGGATTCCAGTAGAGCTCATATGCAGCAGTCTGGACATGGGTTAGGTCAAACAGATTTGCCTGTTGCGTCGAAAGAAAGTCGTGGCCCTGAGGATAATGTGTCACACACAGCTGTTACCCCCAATGTTAATAGGGGAGGTAACCATGGTGGTCGTGAATATGTGAGGGACAAAAGTTATGGATCTCAGAAAAGAGATGTTGCTGGATACGGACATCAAAAGTTTACTCCAGAACAGAAAGTGACGTCAGCTGCTGATACACCAGCCCAGTCTCAAAACCGATCTATCAGTAAGGAGGTCCAGGGTGAGCATAATCCGAATAGCATGTTCCAAAAGAACACAGGCCATAGTGAACGGTTTGGAAGAGGGCATCATGACTCACAAGGAGGTTGGGGTTCATCTGCGCAAGAGAATATGCATCATCACCATCAGAGGCCACCTTCAAACAGAGATCATAGACAGAAGCAGAATCTGCATTACGAATACAAGCCTGTTGGTTCACATACACATGACGGAGAACACAGTCGAGAACAACAATTTAAAGACGGCTCTCAGGCAGAAGGTCCACCAAGATACAAGGAGAAAGGACAAGGCCAGCAAAGGCTTGGTGGACAAAAGATGTACCAACCAGGCCCGGCCCTGGGTTAA
- the LOC108854427 gene encoding protein MODIFIER OF SNC1 1 isoform X2 — MASSSTGDRRWGTTRRSGMTILGKVAVPKPINLPSQRLENQGLDPNVEIVPKGTLSWGSKSSLNAWGTSSLSPRTESGPGSPGHLSNRPSSGGSVTRPSTADSDKAHDSSSIGWDSNSRPSSASGVFPSNQASVALQRPHSADTRPGSSQLSRFAESVSENSATWGQHGVAPAKKDGFSLTSGDFPSLGTEKESTEKSAMPQDAGPQTRPASSSGRSVEERGVDCTEESNVRIGDGNTWRRDNQPYSEDASRYCREEGQLDSRGSQSYPNANFPHQYDAWRGPPVNNHQGGGWYRGNQPYGAPMGPGGFHGDPFPFYPTQVRPVPGHEAGPRGNPATNGMFRPPMLDPYVHPRPGFYLGPVPHEGYYGPPPMGYGGPSNRDLPFAGRPSGPHGYHQHSSQGGYDTSASSVALERNEPSHSQERQYKILLKPQDERLKEDEAKREEFLGNRPRTAEKVAPQMQISKNKRRLNNNETSGEVQPIKAENAAREDPSLIQKIEGLNAKTTFNSGTSANKVSARMPRSAHASDSKNSLPYKQVDPATNKNVELAAISGSTYRRSTQQTQGGADHQAKQRVNSGGNDGWRKTAVVSGSSAVTLAPNSERFAEVNVGDSLEIDSIGKPGSGISVEPNDNQRTTMRELARQRAQQRQKEEEERARDQRAKALAKLEELNRRPQLAEEGSVQNLEDAHNASTPDMPEVPRSHSPARMASKSDDVHTRISREKKTTVTAAESIEATEDSGKTLLQDAMPSAKYTNNEGSTQHDNFPRHRDGDASKQKRLGCKQKQNIVSEKKMAGSSFSEAATEVVDVVPPPEVSNEGVLGHNSDMPEASSVSTESTYTKRKNNRNGKKKHRGEETAIAMNPTRAAVGKDSKSGDESIEIGRERAEEIKFGSISDLSLDIKVAGNSSDQISSFPNEESQSRGKNNWKSQHLRRNPRNSVANKPGEKFPGSNTVIWAPVHPQQKADISTGVGSQNTVPESGASSKSLHQGQTSSKSKRVEMERYVAKPILKEMAEQVASKNPVTTAPEMTDNCGGEGTGIIQPSGSTAGKSGSPSKSRHGNGRQGKHGRDHGSQHQRGSVASTKALEDGQFRETVNYHRSNQTEQIAAGSSRDHTTCKADGWNDGWHMPPETHYSAAEEVVANGPRTVADGKDQGMSFHGKQHASRNNKDGGSNYSDSKKANKRDSSRAHMQQSGHGLGQTDLPVASKESRGPEDNVSHTAVTPNVNRGGNHGGREYVRDKSYGSQKRDVAGYGHQKFTPEQKVTSAADTPAQSQNRSISKEVQGEHNPNSMFQKNTGHSERFGRGHHDSQGGWGSSAQENMHHHHQRPPSNRDHRQKQNLHYEYKPVGSHTHDGEHSREQQFKDGSQAEGPPRYKEKGQGQQRLGGQKMYQPGPALG, encoded by the exons ATGGCCTCAAGCTCGACAGGAGATCGAAG ATGGGGTACTACAAGAAGAAGTGGCATGACTATATTGGGAAAGGTTGCTGTTCCAAAACCCATTAATTTACCAAGCCAAAG GCTAGAGAATCAAGGTCTTGATCCAAATGTGGAAATTGTTCCAAA GGGAACACTTAGCTGGGGAAGTAAATCATCACTGAATGCGTGGGGGACATCATCGCTGTCACCGCGAACTGAAAGTGGTCCTGGTTCACCAGGCCACCTCAGTAATCGCCCTTCTTCTGGTGGAAGTGTCACTCGACCTTCAACTGCGGATAGTGACAAAGCGcatgattcttcttctattgGATGGGATTCAAACTCTCGACCTTCATCAGCATCCGGGGTGTTTCCTTCTAATCAGGCATCAGTTGCACTACAACGTCCACATAGTGCAGACACAAGACCTGGAAGTTCCCAGTTATCACGATTTGCTGAATCCGTGTCAGAGAATTCTGCAACATGGGGTCAACAT GGAGTTGCTCCAGCGAAAAAGGATGGGTTTTCTTTGACTTCTGGAGATTTTCCTTCTCTTGGTACTGAAAAAGAAAGTACTGAAAAGAGCGCAATGCCACAAG ATGCTGGACCTCAAACTCGTCCTGCATCTTCGTCGGGAAGATCTGTGGAAGAGCGAGGTGTTGATTGCACAGAAG AATCTAATGTACGGATTGGAGATGGCAATACCTGGAGAAGAGATAATCAACCATACAGTGAAGATGCGTCTAGATATTGTAGAGAGGAAGGGCAATTGGACTCCCGTGGTTCACAATCTTATCCCAATGCGAATTTCCCTCATCAGTATGATGCTTGGCGGGGTCCTCCAGTAAATAATCATCAAGGTGGAGGCTGGTATAGAGGGAACCAACCGTATGGTGCCCCAATGGGTCCTGGGGGATTTCATGGGGATCCTTTTCCCTTTTATCCAACGCAAGTTCGGCCTGTTCCTGGACATGAGGCTGGTCCTCGGGGTAATCCTGCTACTAATGGAATGTTCAGGCCTCCAATGCTTGATCCTTATGTCCACCCAAGGCCGGGGTTTTATCTTGGTCCAGTGCCGCATGAAGGCTACTATGGTCCTCCTCCCATGGGGTATGGCGGTCCTAGCAACAGAGACCTGCCTTTTGCAGGTAGGCCTTCTGGTCCTCATGGTTATCACCAGCACTCTAGTCAAGGTGGATATGATACGTCTGCAAGTTCAGTGGCTTTGGAACGGAATGAGCCATCACATTCTCAAGAAAGACAATACAAGATTCTCTTGAAGCCCCAAGATGAGAGGCTAAAGGAAGATGAAGCAAAGCGGGAAGAATTTCTAGGAAATAGGCCCCGGACTGCAGAGAAAGTAGCTCCACAGatgcaaatttcaaaaaacaaGAGGAGACTTAACAACAATGAGACAAGTGGTGAGGTACAACCAATTAAGGCAGAAAATGCTGCCCGCGAAGATCCCAGTTTGATTCAGAAAATAGAGGGCTTAAATGCAAAAACTACATTCAATTCTGGGACCTCTGCAAATAAAGTTTCAGCAAGAATGCCTCGAAGTGCTCATGCAAGTGATAGTAAGAACTCATTACCCTATAAACAAGTTGATCCTGCCACCAACAAAAACGTTGAGCTGGCAGCTATTAGTGGAAG TACCTACAGGAGATCTACTCAACAGACTCAAGGTGGAGCAGATCATCAGGCCAAACAAAGAGTAAACAGCGGAGGCAATGATGGTTGGCGGAAGACAGCTGTTGTGTCAGGCTCCTCTGCTGTAACTTTAGCTCCAAACTCAGAAAGATTTGCTGAGGTAAATGTAGGTGACTCGCTGGAAATCGATTCCATCGGGAAGCCTGGGTCTGGAATATCCGTGGAGCCAAACGACAACCAG CGTACTACAATGAGAGAGTTAGCCAGGCAGCGTGCTCAACAGAGACaaaaagaggaggaagaaagGGCAAGAGATCAGCGGGCTAAGGCTCTTGCAAAACTAGAAGAATTGAACAGACGTCCCCAACTGGCTGAGGAAGGTTCAGTCCAGAACTTGGAAGATGCACACAATGCTTCTACCCCTGACATGCCAGAAGTTCCTCGGTCACATTCTCCTGCACGTATGGCATCAAAGTCAGATGATGTTCATACCCGTATATCACGGGAGAAGAAGACCACTGTTACAGCTGCAGAGTCAATAGAAGCTACTGAAGATTCAGGAAAAACGTTACTGCAAGACGCGATGCCTTCCgcaaaatatacaaataatgaGGGCTCTACTCAACATGATAACTTTCCACGTCACCGTGATGGCGATGCCTCAAAACAGAAGCGCTTGGGTTGTAAGCAGAAGCAAAATATCGTTTCTGAGAAAAAAATGGCGGGGAGCTCTTTCTCTGAAGCTGCCACAGAGGTGGTTGATGTTGTTCCACCTCCTGAGGTGTCAAACGAAGGTGTTCTAGGTCATAACTCAGACATGCCAGAAGCGTCAAGCGTTTCAACTGAGTCAACTTAcacgaaaagaaaaaataacagGAATGGTAAGAAAAAGCACAGGGGTGAGGAGACAGCGATAGCAATGAACCCGACAAGAGCTGCCGTTGGAAAAGATTCAAAATCCGGAGATGAGTCAATTGAGATTGGTAGGGAAAGGGCAGAAGAAATAAAGTTTGGGTCTATTTCAGACCTAAGCTTGGATATCAAGGTGGCTGGTAATTCGTCTGACCAAATCAGTTCCTTCCCAAATGAAGAGTCGCAAAGCAGAGGAAAAAACAACTGGAAATCTCAGCACTTGCGTCGGAATCCAAGGAACTCAGTGGCAAATAAGCCTGGAGAGAAATTTCCTGGTAGCAATACTGTTATTTGGGCCCCGGTACATCCACAGCAGAAAGCTGATATCTCCACAGGTGTAGGCAGTCAGAACACTGTTCCTGAGTCTGGCGCCTCTTCGAAGAGTCTGCATCAAGGGCAAACTAGTTCTAAAAGCAAAAGAGTGGAGATGGAGAGATATGTGGCAAAGCCCATATTAAAGGAAATGGCTGAGCAGGTCGCCAGTAAGAATCCAGTAACCACTGCCCCAGAAATGACAGACAATTGTGGGGGTGAAGGTACAGGAATTATCCAACCTTCTGGTTCAACTGCGGGGAAATCTGGGTCTCCTTCAAAGTCAAGACATGGGAATGGTAGGCAGGGCAAGCATGGTAGAGATCATGGATCACAGCACCAGCGAGGTTCTGTAGCATCTACTAAAGCTTTAGAGGATGGACAATTCCGAGAAACAGTGAACTATCACAGAAGTAACCAAACTGAACAAATTGCTGCAGGCTCTTCTAGGGATCACACCACATGTAAAGCTGATGGGTGGAACGATGGCTGGCATATGCCTCCTGAAACGCATTACTCTGCGGCTGAAGAAGTAGTGGCAAATGGTCCTAGAACCGTTGCTGATGGAAAAGATCAGGGAATGAGCTTTCACGGTAAGCAGCATGCTTCCAGAAACAACAAGGATGGAGGAAGTAACTATAGCGACTCTAAAAAAGCCAATAAAAGGGATTCCAGTAGAGCTCATATGCAGCAGTCTGGACATGGGTTAGGTCAAACAGATTTGCCTGTTGCGTCGAAAGAAAGTCGTGGCCCTGAGGATAATGTGTCACACACAGCTGTTACCCCCAATGTTAATAGGGGAGGTAACCATGGTGGTCGTGAATATGTGAGGGACAAAAGTTATGGATCTCAGAAAAGAGATGTTGCTGGATACGGACATCAAAAGTTTACTCCAGAACAGAAAGTGACGTCAGCTGCTGATACACCAGCCCAGTCTCAAAACCGATCTATCAGTAAGGAGGTCCAGGGTGAGCATAATCCGAATAGCATGTTCCAAAAGAACACAGGCCATAGTGAACGGTTTGGAAGAGGGCATCATGACTCACAAGGAGGTTGGGGTTCATCTGCGCAAGAGAATATGCATCATCACCATCAGAGGCCACCTTCAAACAGAGATCATAGACAGAAGCAGAATCTGCATTACGAATACAAGCCTGTTGGTTCACATACACATGACGGAGAACACAGTCGAGAACAACAATTTAAAGACGGCTCTCAGGCAGAAGGTCCACCAAGATACAAGGAGAAAGGACAAGGCCAGCAAAGGCTTGGTGGACAAAAGATGTACCAACCAGGCCCGGCCCTGGGTTAA